In Callithrix jacchus isolate 240 chromosome 18, calJac240_pri, whole genome shotgun sequence, one DNA window encodes the following:
- the AIM2 gene encoding interferon-inducible protein AIM2 isoform X2, giving the protein MESKYKEILLLTGLENITDEELERFKFFLPDEFNIATGKLHTANRPQLANLMIQNAGVVSAVMKTIHIFQKLNYMLLAKRLQEEKEKVDQKYKPVTKPKPLSQAEMSPAASAAIRKDVTKQRAAPKVSPHIKPEQKQMVAQQPSIREGFQKDPLPVMVLKAMKPFMFETQEGKQEMFHATVATEKEFFFVKVFNTLLRDKFIPKTIIIISRYYRHSGFLEVTSASRVLDAESDQKVNVPPNIIRKAGETPKISTLQTQPLGTIVNGLFVVRKVTGKKKGVLNLSDNTGNMDVLVAGNQDTIKCEEGDKLRLTFFTLSKNGEKLQLTSGVHSTIKVIKNQKKKK; this is encoded by the exons ATGGAGAGTAAATATAAGGAGATACTCCTGCTAACGGGCCTGGAGAACATCACTGATGAAGAACTGGAGAGGTTTAAGTTCTTTCTTCCAGATGAGTTTAATATTGCCACAGGCAAACTACATACTGCAAATAGACCACAACTAGCTAACTTGATGATTCAAAATGCTGGTGTGGTGTCTGCAGTAATGAAGACCATTCATATTTTTCAGAAGTTGAATTACATGCTTTTGGCAAAACGTCttcaggaagagaaggagaaag TTGATCAGAAATACAAACCCGTAACAAAACCAAAGCCACTAAGTCAAGCTGAAATGAGTCCTGCTGCGTCTGCAGCCATCAGAAAAGATGTCACAAAGCAACGTGCTGCACCAAAAGTCTCTCCTCATATTAAG CCTGAGCAGAAACAGATGGTGGCCCAGCAGCCCTCTATCAGAGAAGGGTTTCAGAAAGACCCTTTGCCGGTTATGGTACTGAAAGCAATGAAGCCCTTCATGTTTGAGACCCAAGAAGGCAAGCAAGAGATGTTTCATGCTACAGTGGCTACCGAGAAGGAATTCTTCTTTGTAAAAGTTTTTAATACACTGCTAAGAGATAAATTCATTCCAAAGACAATAATTATCATATCAAGGTATTATCGGCACAGCGGTTTCTTAGAAGTAACTAGTGCCTCACGTGTGTTAGATGCTGAATCTGACCAAAAGGTTAATGTCCCTCCGAACATTATCAGAAAAGCTGGGGAAACCCCGAAGATCAGCACACTTCAAACTCAGCCCCTTggaacaattgtgaatgggttgTTTGTAGTCCGGAAG gtgacaggaaagaagaaaggtgtATTAAACCTAAGTGACAACACTGGGAATATGGATGTACTGGTGGCTGGAAACCAGGACACAATAAAATGTGAGGAAGGAGATAAGCTTCGACTTACGTTCTTCACACTgtcaaaaaatggagaaaaactaCAGCTGACATCTGGAGTCCACAGCACCATAAAG GTTattaagaaccaaaaaaaaaaaaagtag
- the AIM2 gene encoding interferon-inducible protein AIM2 isoform X4 — protein MSSKLECSGVITAHCSLELLGSSYPPASASQVAATEDMCHCTWLILKTFSVNMGSPYVDQAGLKLLAASSYPPALASQSAEITVDQKYKPVTKPKPLSQAEMSPAASAAIRKDVTKQRAAPKVSPHIKPEQKQMVAQQPSIREGFQKDPLPVMVLKAMKPFMFETQEGKQEMFHATVATEKEFFFVKVFNTLLRDKFIPKTIIIISRYYRHSGFLEVTSASRVLDAESDQKVNVPPNIIRKAGETPKISTLQTQPLGTIVNGLFVVRKVTGKKKGVLNLSDNTGNMDVLVAGNQDTIKCEEGDKLRLTFFTLSKNGEKLQLTSGVHSTIKVIKNQKKKK, from the exons atgtcatccaagctggagtgcagtggtgtgatcacggctcactgcagccttgaactcctgggctcaagttatcctcctgcctcagcctcccaagtagctgcgactgaAGACAtgtgccattgcacctggctaattttgaaaacattttctgtaaatatggggtctccctatgttgaccaagctggtctcaaactcctggcggcctcaagctatcctccagccttggcctcccaaagtgctgagattacag TTGATCAGAAATACAAACCCGTAACAAAACCAAAGCCACTAAGTCAAGCTGAAATGAGTCCTGCTGCGTCTGCAGCCATCAGAAAAGATGTCACAAAGCAACGTGCTGCACCAAAAGTCTCTCCTCATATTAAG CCTGAGCAGAAACAGATGGTGGCCCAGCAGCCCTCTATCAGAGAAGGGTTTCAGAAAGACCCTTTGCCGGTTATGGTACTGAAAGCAATGAAGCCCTTCATGTTTGAGACCCAAGAAGGCAAGCAAGAGATGTTTCATGCTACAGTGGCTACCGAGAAGGAATTCTTCTTTGTAAAAGTTTTTAATACACTGCTAAGAGATAAATTCATTCCAAAGACAATAATTATCATATCAAGGTATTATCGGCACAGCGGTTTCTTAGAAGTAACTAGTGCCTCACGTGTGTTAGATGCTGAATCTGACCAAAAGGTTAATGTCCCTCCGAACATTATCAGAAAAGCTGGGGAAACCCCGAAGATCAGCACACTTCAAACTCAGCCCCTTggaacaattgtgaatgggttgTTTGTAGTCCGGAAG gtgacaggaaagaagaaaggtgtATTAAACCTAAGTGACAACACTGGGAATATGGATGTACTGGTGGCTGGAAACCAGGACACAATAAAATGTGAGGAAGGAGATAAGCTTCGACTTACGTTCTTCACACTgtcaaaaaatggagaaaaactaCAGCTGACATCTGGAGTCCACAGCACCATAAAG GTTattaagaaccaaaaaaaaaaaaagtag
- the AIM2 gene encoding interferon-inducible protein AIM2 isoform X3, translated as MSSKLECSGVITAHCSLELLGSSYPPASASQVAATEDMCHCTWLILKTFSVNMGSPYVDQAGLKLLAASSYPPALASQSAEITVDQKYKPVTKPKPLSQAEMSPAASAAIRKDVTKQRAAPKVSPHIKPEQKQMVAQQPSIREGFQKDPLPVMVLKAMKPFMFETQEGKQEMFHATVATEKEFFFVKVFNTLLRDKFIPKTIIIISRYYRHSGFLEVTSASRVLDAESDQKVNVPPNIIRKAGETPKISTLQTQPLGTIVNGLFVVRKVTGKKKGVLNLSDNTGNMDVLVAGNQDTIKCEEGDKLRLTFFTLSKNGEKLQLTSGVHSTIKVGTAWSKVNSPRG; from the exons atgtcatccaagctggagtgcagtggtgtgatcacggctcactgcagccttgaactcctgggctcaagttatcctcctgcctcagcctcccaagtagctgcgactgaAGACAtgtgccattgcacctggctaattttgaaaacattttctgtaaatatggggtctccctatgttgaccaagctggtctcaaactcctggcggcctcaagctatcctccagccttggcctcccaaagtgctgagattacag TTGATCAGAAATACAAACCCGTAACAAAACCAAAGCCACTAAGTCAAGCTGAAATGAGTCCTGCTGCGTCTGCAGCCATCAGAAAAGATGTCACAAAGCAACGTGCTGCACCAAAAGTCTCTCCTCATATTAAG CCTGAGCAGAAACAGATGGTGGCCCAGCAGCCCTCTATCAGAGAAGGGTTTCAGAAAGACCCTTTGCCGGTTATGGTACTGAAAGCAATGAAGCCCTTCATGTTTGAGACCCAAGAAGGCAAGCAAGAGATGTTTCATGCTACAGTGGCTACCGAGAAGGAATTCTTCTTTGTAAAAGTTTTTAATACACTGCTAAGAGATAAATTCATTCCAAAGACAATAATTATCATATCAAGGTATTATCGGCACAGCGGTTTCTTAGAAGTAACTAGTGCCTCACGTGTGTTAGATGCTGAATCTGACCAAAAGGTTAATGTCCCTCCGAACATTATCAGAAAAGCTGGGGAAACCCCGAAGATCAGCACACTTCAAACTCAGCCCCTTggaacaattgtgaatgggttgTTTGTAGTCCGGAAG gtgacaggaaagaagaaaggtgtATTAAACCTAAGTGACAACACTGGGAATATGGATGTACTGGTGGCTGGAAACCAGGACACAATAAAATGTGAGGAAGGAGATAAGCTTCGACTTACGTTCTTCACACTgtcaaaaaatggagaaaaactaCAGCTGACATCTGGAGTCCACAGCACCATAAAGGTGGGAACTGCCTGGAGCAAAGTCAACTCTCCAAGGGGatga
- the AIM2 gene encoding interferon-inducible protein AIM2 isoform X1 — translation MESKYKEILLLTGLENITDEELERFKFFLPDEFNIATGKLHTANRPQLANLMIQNAGVVSAVMKTIHIFQKLNYMLLAKRLQEEKEKVDQKYKPVTKPKPLSQAEMSPAASAAIRKDVTKQRAAPKVSPHIKPEQKQMVAQQPSIREGFQKDPLPVMVLKAMKPFMFETQEGKQEMFHATVATEKEFFFVKVFNTLLRDKFIPKTIIIISRYYRHSGFLEVTSASRVLDAESDQKVNVPPNIIRKAGETPKISTLQTQPLGTIVNGLFVVRKVTGKKKGVLNLSDNTGNMDVLVAGNQDTIKCEEGDKLRLTFFTLSKNGEKLQLTSGVHSTIKVGTAWSKVNSPRG, via the exons ATGGAGAGTAAATATAAGGAGATACTCCTGCTAACGGGCCTGGAGAACATCACTGATGAAGAACTGGAGAGGTTTAAGTTCTTTCTTCCAGATGAGTTTAATATTGCCACAGGCAAACTACATACTGCAAATAGACCACAACTAGCTAACTTGATGATTCAAAATGCTGGTGTGGTGTCTGCAGTAATGAAGACCATTCATATTTTTCAGAAGTTGAATTACATGCTTTTGGCAAAACGTCttcaggaagagaaggagaaag TTGATCAGAAATACAAACCCGTAACAAAACCAAAGCCACTAAGTCAAGCTGAAATGAGTCCTGCTGCGTCTGCAGCCATCAGAAAAGATGTCACAAAGCAACGTGCTGCACCAAAAGTCTCTCCTCATATTAAG CCTGAGCAGAAACAGATGGTGGCCCAGCAGCCCTCTATCAGAGAAGGGTTTCAGAAAGACCCTTTGCCGGTTATGGTACTGAAAGCAATGAAGCCCTTCATGTTTGAGACCCAAGAAGGCAAGCAAGAGATGTTTCATGCTACAGTGGCTACCGAGAAGGAATTCTTCTTTGTAAAAGTTTTTAATACACTGCTAAGAGATAAATTCATTCCAAAGACAATAATTATCATATCAAGGTATTATCGGCACAGCGGTTTCTTAGAAGTAACTAGTGCCTCACGTGTGTTAGATGCTGAATCTGACCAAAAGGTTAATGTCCCTCCGAACATTATCAGAAAAGCTGGGGAAACCCCGAAGATCAGCACACTTCAAACTCAGCCCCTTggaacaattgtgaatgggttgTTTGTAGTCCGGAAG gtgacaggaaagaagaaaggtgtATTAAACCTAAGTGACAACACTGGGAATATGGATGTACTGGTGGCTGGAAACCAGGACACAATAAAATGTGAGGAAGGAGATAAGCTTCGACTTACGTTCTTCACACTgtcaaaaaatggagaaaaactaCAGCTGACATCTGGAGTCCACAGCACCATAAAGGTGGGAACTGCCTGGAGCAAAGTCAACTCTCCAAGGGGatga